A stretch of Aureispira sp. CCB-E DNA encodes these proteins:
- a CDS encoding DoxX family protein, with the protein MKVLNFLLIDLPPRSKDAGLLFLRLIIGGGMLFGHGIGKMKMLFGGGAISFPDPLGMGVEISLFLAVFAEVLCSILIMLGLFTRAALVPLIFTMFVALFLVHLSDPFPKQEKAILYGATYIALFLLGPGRYALDEQLKKRIGKR; encoded by the coding sequence ATGAAAGTACTTAATTTCCTCTTAATTGATTTGCCCCCTAGAAGCAAGGATGCAGGCTTACTTTTTTTACGTCTTATTATTGGTGGCGGAATGCTCTTTGGGCATGGAATTGGCAAGATGAAAATGCTCTTTGGAGGTGGAGCAATCTCTTTTCCTGATCCATTAGGAATGGGCGTTGAAATCTCTTTATTTTTAGCTGTTTTTGCGGAAGTACTCTGTTCTATTCTTATAATGCTAGGTTTATTTACTCGAGCAGCCCTAGTTCCGTTAATTTTTACAATGTTTGTTGCTTTATTTCTGGTTCATTTGTCAGACCCATTTCCCAAGCAAGAAAAAGCCATTCTGTATGGAGCGACTTATATTGCTTTATTTCTGCTTGGACCTGGACGCTATGCCTTAGACGAGCAACTAAAAAAGCGAATTGGAAAAAGATAA
- a CDS encoding outer membrane beta-barrel family protein: protein MKTIISFTLCMVLFFAFEQNAWAQKSKPLKVFGKVIEKSGQQPVEFATIMVANQQTKQLITGTTTKEDGSFELEVDSNNFYIEISFIGFKTQKISNLSLEGNQIDVGTIELSEDGEVLEDVVVRAEKSQMEFKLDKKVFNVGKDLSSTGASALELLNNVPSVDVNIEGQVSLRGTSGVQILINGKPSILASDESNALGTITADMVEKIEVVTNPSAKYDAEGTAGIINIVLKKEERKGVNGSISLNTGYPHNHSIGFSLNQRTEKFNLFSQIGAGYRSLPRNNENINRNLVTGTSILSDGVEYRNETFFNVLLGADYHINDRNVLTLSGNFAYEIESQPSQTNFKEIDNNDFTVAEWYRKETTGATNPKGQYELIYKGEFKDNKEHTLQISALGNFFSKAQNSEFENITTSGNLENSYQQTNTAFKEARYTFQADYVKPFGKKVKMELGSQYVIMDISNDYAVSDLINDNWVLNQGLTNVFEYDQKVLAFYGTGSYEDKKWGVKIGLRVENTDLRTFLVNTNEANNQNYTNLFPSAHASYKINERFSMQAGYSRRIFRPRLWDLNPFFNIRNNFTIRSGNPDLLPEFTDSYELTGIYILDKLSLNLSVYHRYTTAVIERVSTFENNVNTFMPMNIGQRNATGVEFNAKYTPLKWLTINGDFNYNYFSRQGTFGTAEFDFKADQWSTKLTTKFQLPYDIDFELMGDYRSKYKTVQSTVGQSFALNLGVRKKLLKGKAVISLSVRDLFATRVRETEIEQEDFYIYSFGQRGRFITLGFSYGFGKGEAMEYSGGRRR from the coding sequence ATGAAAACGATCATTAGTTTCACACTTTGTATGGTGCTGTTTTTTGCTTTTGAGCAGAATGCATGGGCTCAAAAATCCAAGCCATTAAAAGTATTTGGCAAAGTCATCGAAAAAAGTGGCCAACAGCCCGTCGAGTTTGCGACGATTATGGTGGCAAACCAGCAAACGAAACAACTCATAACAGGAACAACAACAAAAGAAGATGGGAGTTTTGAATTAGAAGTAGACTCTAATAATTTTTACATCGAAATTAGCTTTATAGGATTCAAAACGCAAAAAATAAGCAACCTATCTCTAGAAGGAAATCAAATAGATGTTGGAACAATCGAACTCTCAGAAGATGGAGAGGTGTTGGAAGATGTGGTTGTGCGTGCAGAAAAATCTCAAATGGAGTTCAAGTTGGATAAAAAAGTATTTAATGTTGGCAAGGATTTGAGTAGTACGGGAGCAAGCGCCTTGGAGTTATTAAATAATGTGCCTTCTGTCGATGTGAATATTGAGGGGCAAGTTAGTTTGAGAGGAACGAGTGGGGTACAAATATTGATTAATGGTAAACCATCTATTTTGGCAAGCGATGAGAGCAATGCTTTGGGGACAATCACTGCTGATATGGTTGAAAAAATAGAGGTTGTGACCAATCCATCGGCTAAGTACGATGCTGAAGGAACGGCTGGCATTATCAATATTGTTCTAAAAAAAGAAGAGCGAAAGGGGGTAAACGGCTCCATTTCTTTAAACACGGGGTATCCTCATAACCATAGCATCGGGTTTAGTTTAAATCAACGAACAGAGAAATTTAATTTATTTAGTCAAATAGGAGCAGGGTATCGTTCCTTGCCAAGAAATAATGAGAATATCAATCGAAACTTAGTTACTGGAACAAGTATTTTGAGCGATGGAGTGGAATATAGGAACGAAACTTTTTTTAATGTTTTGTTAGGAGCAGATTATCATATTAATGATCGTAATGTGCTAACCTTATCAGGAAACTTTGCTTACGAAATAGAAAGCCAACCCTCTCAAACAAATTTTAAAGAGATAGACAACAATGACTTTACAGTAGCAGAGTGGTATCGAAAAGAAACAACAGGGGCAACCAATCCCAAAGGGCAATATGAATTGATTTATAAAGGGGAGTTTAAAGACAACAAGGAACATACCCTACAAATTAGTGCTTTGGGTAATTTCTTTAGTAAAGCGCAAAATTCAGAGTTTGAAAATATTACCACATCAGGAAATTTAGAGAATAGCTATCAACAAACCAATACAGCTTTTAAAGAGGCACGATATACGTTTCAGGCAGATTATGTAAAGCCTTTTGGTAAGAAAGTTAAGATGGAGTTGGGAAGTCAATATGTTATCATGGATATTAGCAATGACTATGCTGTTTCTGATCTGATTAATGACAACTGGGTACTGAACCAAGGACTAACGAATGTATTTGAATACGATCAAAAAGTATTGGCATTTTATGGAACGGGCTCTTATGAAGATAAAAAATGGGGCGTTAAAATAGGTTTGAGAGTAGAAAATACCGACCTACGAACCTTTTTGGTGAATACGAACGAGGCGAACAATCAAAATTACACCAACCTGTTTCCTAGTGCCCATGCCTCTTACAAAATTAACGAACGTTTCTCTATGCAGGCGGGGTATTCTCGCCGAATATTCAGACCTAGGTTATGGGATTTGAACCCTTTCTTTAATATTCGAAATAACTTTACGATACGTTCTGGAAATCCTGATTTATTACCAGAATTTACAGACTCGTATGAACTGACAGGAATTTATATTCTAGATAAACTCTCTTTGAATTTGAGTGTCTACCATCGTTATACAACAGCTGTCATTGAACGAGTATCTACTTTTGAGAACAATGTTAATACATTTATGCCAATGAATATTGGTCAACGAAATGCGACAGGAGTAGAGTTTAATGCGAAGTATACACCATTGAAATGGTTAACGATTAATGGTGATTTTAATTATAACTATTTTAGCCGTCAAGGAACCTTTGGTACCGCAGAGTTTGATTTTAAGGCAGACCAGTGGTCAACGAAATTAACAACGAAATTTCAATTGCCTTATGATATTGATTTTGAACTGATGGGAGATTACCGTTCTAAATATAAAACCGTACAAAGTACAGTAGGGCAGAGTTTTGCTTTGAATCTAGGCGTTCGCAAAAAGTTGTTGAAAGGAAAAGCTGTTATAAGTTTGAGCGTGCGAGATCTTTTTGCGACTCGTGTTCGAGAAACAGAAATAGAACAAGAGGATTTTTATATCTATAGTTTTGGACAACGTGGACGTTTTATAACGCTTGGATTTAGCTATGGATTTGGCAAAGGAGAAGCCATGGAGTATTCGGGAGGTCGCCGTCGTTAG
- a CDS encoding ABC transporter permease, which yields MFFLNKKRTDIIAKAIEESEDRSYWAIVRKQFFKNRLAVWSLRVFYVILFIAISADFIANERPFYCELDGETHFPIFHQYLVDLGLSTWDEKFISTKWLEQDYDYAIFPPITYSATTRDAQNNKFKSPFGEQNFEEGTNRGWHYLGTERIGQDVAAGMIHGTRTAMLVGLVAMSIATLIGLFFGAISGYFGDERLKVSRIRIALNIIGFILAVFYAFITNGYVIADLIGEGRLLSGLGVIFAWFIGLLSLANLLAIPLKRIPFLGKKVTVALDIIVMRFIEIVNSIPLLILILAIVAIIEKPSVLFVMVIIGTVSWTGIAKFIRAELLRIRRLEYIEAAQAFGYSEFRIIWRHALPNALAPVLIAIAFGVATAILTEAFLSFIGVGIPDDQVTWGSLLQLSRDKFSAWWLAIFPGFAIFITVTIFNLIGEGLTEALDPRLRE from the coding sequence ATGTTTTTTCTAAATAAAAAAAGAACGGATATAATAGCTAAGGCGATTGAAGAGTCGGAAGATAGAAGCTATTGGGCAATTGTTCGAAAACAGTTTTTCAAAAATAGGTTGGCTGTATGGTCGTTACGTGTTTTTTATGTGATATTGTTTATAGCCATTTCTGCTGATTTTATAGCGAACGAACGTCCATTTTATTGTGAACTAGATGGAGAGACCCACTTTCCTATTTTTCATCAATACTTAGTTGATTTAGGTTTGTCCACATGGGACGAAAAATTTATCTCGACCAAATGGTTAGAGCAGGACTATGACTACGCTATCTTTCCTCCAATTACTTACTCTGCAACAACCAGAGATGCTCAAAATAATAAATTCAAAAGCCCATTTGGAGAGCAAAATTTTGAGGAGGGGACAAACCGAGGTTGGCACTATTTGGGAACAGAACGAATTGGACAAGATGTAGCAGCAGGAATGATTCATGGAACTAGAACTGCTATGTTGGTTGGTTTGGTTGCGATGTCTATAGCAACATTGATTGGATTGTTTTTTGGCGCTATTTCGGGGTATTTTGGTGATGAGCGTTTGAAGGTTTCTAGGATTAGAATTGCCTTGAATATAATTGGTTTTATATTAGCTGTTTTTTATGCATTTATTACAAATGGTTATGTCATCGCTGATTTGATTGGAGAAGGGCGCTTATTAAGCGGCTTAGGCGTTATATTTGCGTGGTTTATCGGTTTGTTATCTTTGGCGAATTTGTTAGCAATACCACTGAAACGAATTCCTTTCTTGGGTAAAAAGGTTACGGTTGCTTTAGATATTATTGTGATGCGTTTTATAGAAATAGTAAACTCGATTCCATTGTTGATTTTAATTTTAGCCATCGTTGCTATTATAGAAAAACCTTCTGTGCTATTTGTTATGGTTATTATTGGAACTGTAAGTTGGACAGGTATCGCAAAATTTATTCGAGCAGAATTGCTTCGAATTCGACGTTTGGAATATATTGAAGCTGCTCAAGCTTTTGGATATAGTGAGTTTAGAATTATATGGCGCCATGCTTTGCCAAATGCTTTAGCACCTGTTTTGATTGCCATTGCTTTTGGAGTAGCCACGGCTATTCTAACAGAAGCCTTTCTATCGTTTATTGGAGTAGGAATCCCAGACGATCAAGTTACTTGGGGATCATTATTACAACTATCAAGAGATAAATTCTCTGCTTGGTGGTTGGCAATTTTTCCAGGGTTTGCCATTTTTATAACGGTAACCATTTTCAATTTAATAGGAGAAGGTTTAACAGAAGCACTTGATCCTCGATTAAGAGAATAA
- a CDS encoding histidine kinase: MKAYLEKIAPFFKEFIFQTILTFLVFIFYAIDRKNPQIEAYEIAFFLSLATSAFLINYILLPCFFYAKKYFHFVVGLGVVILAAVLMEELVLEKIYFPDTRGHRFSSIFYTSIGILPVVTILVGFKFCWDLIEQQQQLEHLKAIVQESELQYLNSQINPHFLFNNLNNLYAHAIEESPQTPEIILDLSATLRYMLYDCKATSVPLKKEIEHLENFIRISKLQIEDRGHVQFHYPDLAQYYEIAPLILIVFVENAFKHSTASQVAQITINVQLEITASGYLEFTCTNSFDKQSNTKNLSHGIGLANVRKRLQLLYPQSHQLDIQENGQMYQVFLSLQLKSKRPVP, translated from the coding sequence ATGAAAGCGTATTTAGAAAAAATAGCCCCTTTTTTCAAAGAATTTATTTTCCAAACCATCCTAACTTTTTTGGTATTTATCTTCTATGCTATTGATCGAAAAAACCCTCAAATAGAAGCCTACGAAATTGCCTTTTTTTTGAGTTTGGCAACTTCTGCATTTCTAATTAACTACATCTTACTTCCCTGTTTTTTTTATGCAAAGAAGTATTTTCATTTTGTTGTAGGTTTAGGAGTTGTCATTTTAGCCGCTGTATTGATGGAAGAACTCGTATTGGAGAAAATTTATTTTCCAGATACAAGAGGGCACCGATTTTCTAGTATTTTCTATACCTCAATCGGAATTTTGCCTGTTGTAACGATTCTAGTAGGGTTTAAATTTTGTTGGGATTTGATCGAACAGCAGCAACAACTAGAGCACCTAAAGGCGATTGTACAAGAAAGCGAATTGCAATATTTAAATTCTCAAATCAACCCTCATTTCTTATTTAACAACCTCAATAATTTATATGCTCACGCCATTGAAGAATCGCCTCAAACCCCTGAAATAATTTTAGATTTATCCGCTACACTGCGTTATATGCTGTACGACTGCAAGGCTACCTCAGTCCCATTAAAAAAAGAAATCGAACATCTAGAAAACTTTATTCGCATCAGCAAATTGCAAATTGAAGATAGAGGTCATGTTCAATTCCACTACCCTGACTTAGCGCAATATTATGAGATTGCACCTTTAATCTTGATTGTTTTTGTTGAAAATGCCTTTAAACATAGTACTGCTAGTCAAGTGGCACAAATTACAATTAATGTTCAATTAGAAATCACTGCATCTGGATACTTAGAATTCACATGCACCAATTCTTTTGACAAACAATCCAATACAAAAAATTTATCGCATGGAATTGGTTTAGCTAACGTCAGAAAAAGACTACAATTACTCTATCCACAAAGCCATCAATTGGACATTCAAGAAAATGGGCAAATGTATCAAGTCTTTTTGTCCTTGCAATTGAAAAGCAAGCGCCCAGTACCCTAA
- a CDS encoding LytTR family DNA-binding domain-containing protein has protein sequence MNCIIIEDQPPAQRILKKYISEVGALTLDATFSNGIEAINFLQTNSVDVIFLDIHLPKISGLDFLETITNPPHIILTTAFPDYALESYEWSVVDYLLKPFSFQRFVKAIAKIPQSIPLSNSEKRTTFPDALFIKSGYDHIKIQVNDILYIKSDGDYTELFLAQKKYLSSEPLRYWEECLDNQQFVRIQKSFVVNTAHIEKISGNRAYLIGGAKVPIGRAYKETFLNQLYKT, from the coding sequence ATGAATTGTATTATAATAGAAGATCAACCACCTGCTCAGCGAATTTTGAAAAAGTACATCAGTGAAGTAGGTGCTTTAACACTAGACGCTACCTTTTCGAATGGAATTGAAGCCATCAATTTTCTTCAAACCAACTCTGTTGATGTCATCTTTTTAGATATTCACTTGCCTAAAATATCAGGTCTTGATTTTTTAGAAACAATCACGAATCCGCCACATATTATATTGACGACAGCATTTCCCGATTATGCGCTAGAAAGCTATGAATGGAGTGTTGTAGATTATTTATTAAAGCCATTTTCTTTTCAACGTTTTGTTAAGGCAATTGCCAAGATTCCTCAGAGCATCCCCCTCTCTAATTCAGAAAAAAGAACTACTTTCCCAGATGCCTTATTTATAAAATCGGGATACGATCACATCAAGATTCAGGTGAATGATATTTTATATATAAAATCTGACGGAGATTATACAGAGCTATTTTTGGCGCAGAAAAAATACCTATCTTCAGAACCGTTGCGTTATTGGGAAGAATGTTTGGACAACCAGCAATTTGTACGGATACAAAAGTCTTTTGTCGTTAATACCGCGCATATTGAGAAAATATCTGGCAATCGTGCTTACCTGATAGGAGGAGCTAAAGTTCCTATTGGTAGAGCTTACAAAGAAACATTCCTTAATCAGTTGTACAAAACTTAG